A region from the Acanthopagrus latus isolate v.2019 chromosome 8, fAcaLat1.1, whole genome shotgun sequence genome encodes:
- the LOC119024668 gene encoding cadherin-related family member 5, which produces MALTELKWSLFQAKALVCSLLLLLCLHTTTGMSGWGGCLDGQDVFAAITENSPPGEVVAELMADTTMEGVHWRLDGKDAHWFLLDERNLRLNASADKVLDREAEGPVLMAELSCHEEDTLQSVYRIMVEVLNENDNLPTFADDNVLSLIISELTPVNTVVFTVQATDADNDEIIYSIDQTSPDAQYFRVDLPNSGEVILSKPLDYETKTLLTVTIHASEMTTAEHFNTSTIVTINIVDGDDQYPQFLPCMLLFQDETSTVCTSPVYTVNVTEGEEDIVLDFSPGPIHAVDGDRGLSSTVSYAILSGDDDGHLLMDSKTGEVRLIRAITDSLTTPVLELKVMVYQDDDPRKYSVATVLIRVLSVNEFYPEFDRDEYQGFLIAGKNLASLVITYGNKALMLRVKDRDFNHDFNPKIHFTFSPTSNHTDIYQITHDGFLITRTNQLKPKQKHVLEVMAIDQESGEATFATVVVEVLSEGQSVPYSPLGVGRMTGCTVGKALFLSLVFTALLGCIVSMAMWLKRKHKGKRDPLERGCVAQGKHPNVSLRWFQLLSYRNAMPHMEEVPHNNDEYGTYNPSFSLPDNPGIYTHQDLPASRGPIPPTTTAAPDTSFIPTETVHSPVILNNNVLTPTKSSTSSPTFQPAPTHLSPTQSAQDAPKDNPCSSPDSTMALPNTSPSPPTHDSTTTPPFTRSDSQTTTNNDPNEPITSPSSLSSIPCSHTRIASAEIDKPFCKPRVKTPPYSPLLPSPLPKQIGTPPTTPDHAPFKAKLVHIDTSPLDTPVTKPQRTSMTLSTEEDQPCTSLDQTDESEHPHGASDAGSPSQDRRPSTNSGNTQECCQAEEVDDDGFLGDEDADKNTEGIESDGMDDREWRRHGEDG; this is translated from the exons ATGGCTCTCACTGAACTGAAATGGAGTTTGTTCCAAGCCAAGGCCCTGGTCTGCTCATTGCTGCTCCTATTGTGTCTGCACACAACCACAG GGATGTCAGGGTGGGGTGGATGTCTGGACGGTCAGGATGTGTTTGCAGCAATCACAGAAAACAGCCCTCCGGGAGAAGTGGTTGCTGAACTCATGGCCGACACCACGATGGAGGGAGTTCACTGGAGGCTCGATGGAAAAGACGCTCATTGGTTCTTGTTGGATGAAAGAAACCTCCGGCTGAACGCGTCAGCTGACAAGGTCCTCGACCGAGAG GCTGAGGGTCCTGTCCTAATGGCTGAGTTATCGTGTCATGAGGAGGACACACTTCAG AGTGTGTACAGGATCATGGTGGAGGTTCTCAATGAGAATGATAATCTGCCTACGTTTGCAGACGACAATGTCCTCTCTCTCATTATCAGTGAG CTGACTCCAGTAAACACGGTGGTCTTTACCGTCCAGGCAACAGATGCAGATAATGACGAGATCATTTACTCTATTGACCAGACATCA CCGGATGCACAGTACTTCAGAGTTGATCTCCCCAACAGTGGAGAGGTGATCCTGTCCAAACCTCTCGACTATGAGACCAAAACCCTGCTTACTGTCACCATCCACGCCTCg GAAATGACCACAGCTGAGCATTTCAATACCAGCACCATCGTCACCATCAACATCGTGGATGGAGATGACCAGTACCCACAGTTCCTGCCCTGCATGCTGCTTTTCCAGGATGAGACCAGCACCGTCTGCACCAGCCCTGTGTACACAGTCAATGTCACAGAGGGTGAAGAG GACATTGTGTTGGACTTCTCTCCTGGTCCCATTCATGCAGTGGATGGAGACAGAGGACTCAGCTCCACAGTCAGCTATGCCATTCTCTCAG GAGACGATGACGGGCATCTCCTGATGGACAGCAAGACAGGGGAGGTGAGACTGATTCGGGCGATTACAGACAGTCTCACAACTCCAGTGCTGGAGCTAAAGGTCATG GTATATCAGGACGACGACCCCAGGAAGTACTCTGTTGCCACAGTGCTCATCCGAGTTCTGTCAGTCAACGAGTTTTATCCAGAGTTCGACCGGGATGAATATCAAGGTTTTTTAATTGCAGGAAAGAACCTGGCCTCTCTGGTTATTACCTACGGCAACAAGGCCTTGATGTTACGTGTAAAAGATCGAGACTTCAACCAT GATTTCAATCCAAAAATTCACTTCACCTTCAGTCCTACATCGAATCACACAGACATCTACCAGATCACGCATGATGGGTTTCTGATCACCAGGACCAACCAGCTCAAACCAAAGCAGAAACATGTTCTAGAG GTAATGGCTATAGACCAGGAGTCAGGTGAGGCCACCTTTGCGACTGTGGTGGTAGAGGTGCTATCTGAAGGACAATCAG TCCCTTATAGTCCGCTGGGAGTTGGCCGTATGACAGGCTGCACTGTGGGAAAAGCGTTGTTTCTGAGCCTGGTGTTCACAGCTTTACTTGGATGTATCGTGTCTATGGCGATGTGgttgaagagaaaacacaagggAAAGAGGGACCCACTGGAGAGGGGCTGTGTGGCCCAGGGCAAACACCCGAATGTG AGCTTACGCTGGTTCCAACTG TTGAGTTACCGTAACGCCATGCCACACATGGAGGAAGTGCCCCACAACAACGACGAATATGGAACCTACAATCCCTCCTTCAGCTTACCAGACAACCCTGGCATCTACACTCACCAAGACCTCCCCGCTTCCCGAGGACCCATTCCACCCACAACAACCGCTGCCCCCGACACCAGTTTCATCCCCACTGAAACTGTGCACAGCCCTGTGATCCTCAATAATAATGTGTTGACACCAACCAAAAGCTCCACTAGTTCACCCACCTTCCAGCCAGCCCCTACACACTTGAGCCCGACACAGAGCGCTCAAGATGCACCCAAAGACAACCCCTGTTCATCACCTGACTCGACTATGGCACTACCTAACACCAGCCCGAGCCCTCCGACCCATGattccaccaccaccccaccgTTCACCCGCTCTGATTCACAAACAACCACCAACAATGACCCCAATGAGCCAATCACCAGCCCCAGCTCTCTATCCAGTATTCCATGCAGCCATACCCGAATTGCCTCAGCAGAAATAGACAAACCCTTCTGTAAACCTCGTGTGAAGACACCCCCATATTCCCCTTTACTGCCCTCACCCCTCCCGAAACAGATCGGTACACCCCCAACTACCCCTGACCATGCACCTTTCAAAGCCAAGCTGGTCCATATAGATACATCTCCCCTAGATACCCCTGTAACAAAGCCACAGCGAACATCGATGACTCTCAGCACAGAGGAGGACCAACCCTGCACATCACTGGATCAAACAGACGAATCAGAACACCCACATGGGGCTTCAGATGCCGGCAGTCCATCTCAGGACAGAAGGCCCTCAACAAACTCAGGAAATACGCAAGAGTGCTGCCAG